A region of Candidatus Neomarinimicrobiota bacterium DNA encodes the following proteins:
- the cobO gene encoding cob(I)yrinic acid a,c-diamide adenosyltransferase: MEQSRGLVLVYTGNGKGKTTAALGTAFRCLGYGCKVCMVQFIKGDWHYGELDAVKRLSPDFEIHRMGKGFYHIMGDKVPEKEHRDAAERALAFAREKMNSGEYRLMILDEILVSVQVNLISEKQLLDFIRDKPDTVDLILTGRGAGDAVIQAADLVTEMKEIKHPFQKGIPGKKGIDF, encoded by the coding sequence ATGGAACAATCAAGAGGATTAGTTCTTGTGTATACCGGAAACGGAAAAGGAAAAACCACGGCTGCCCTGGGAACAGCGTTCCGATGCCTGGGATATGGTTGTAAAGTGTGCATGGTCCAGTTTATCAAGGGAGATTGGCACTATGGTGAGTTGGATGCCGTCAAACGACTGTCGCCTGATTTTGAAATACACCGGATGGGAAAGGGATTTTATCATATAATGGGAGATAAAGTACCGGAAAAGGAACACCGGGATGCAGCTGAACGTGCCCTGGCTTTTGCCCGTGAAAAAATGAATTCCGGAGAATATCGCCTGATGATTCTTGATGAAATACTGGTTTCAGTTCAGGTAAACCTGATCTCGGAAAAGCAATTGCTTGATTTTATCCGGGACAAGCCGGACACTGTTGATTTAATTCTCACGGGGCGGGGTGCCGGTGATGCTGTAATACAGGCTGCCGACCTGGTGACAGAAATGAAGGAAATTAAACACCCTTTTCAAAAGGGAATTCCCGGTAAAAAAGGGATTGATTTCTAA
- a CDS encoding HD domain-containing protein: protein MKETMTYDEAQKLFNKYLKTDYLRKHSRETEVIMRHLARVLNEDEDFWGITGLLHDLDMDVCKGDYSQHGYKTLEILKDEGYNIPSMFKAILSHTEGLDSRRPKRETLLDYCLAGAENITGIISAYVLLKPGGKLEGTKPKSIRKKLKDKSFAASINREFIADVPPHTSMEESEFIQLAIDAMTEISEETGM from the coding sequence TTGAAAGAAACGATGACTTATGATGAAGCTCAGAAACTATTTAACAAATATCTGAAGACAGATTATCTGAGAAAGCATTCCCGGGAAACTGAAGTCATCATGCGTCATTTGGCCCGGGTTTTAAATGAAGATGAAGATTTCTGGGGTATTACGGGACTGTTGCACGACCTGGACATGGATGTATGCAAAGGCGATTACAGTCAACACGGGTATAAAACCCTGGAAATCCTCAAAGACGAAGGATATAACATTCCCTCTATGTTCAAGGCCATTCTATCCCATACCGAAGGGTTGGATAGCCGGCGGCCCAAGCGGGAAACCCTCCTTGATTATTGCCTGGCCGGTGCGGAAAACATTACCGGCATTATATCGGCTTATGTATTGCTGAAACCCGGTGGAAAACTTGAAGGGACAAAACCCAAATCTATCCGGAAAAAATTGAAAGATAAATCCTTTGCCGCCTCCATAAACCGGGAATTCATTGCCGATGTCCCCCCGCACACTTCCATGGAAGAATCGGAATTTATACAGCTTGCCATCGATGCCATGACAGAAATATCGGAAGAAACCGGTATGTAA
- a CDS encoding helix-turn-helix domain-containing protein, which produces MKNTSDHTKNTNNQNQTSPKSTSSEKEDTYWELLKKKRIQKKITLEDLNLKTKINVRYFEAIERGDFSTLPETYIRLFLKTYAQELGLDFEEILSHTPESIQNKLKVPVATPPKHKPSNPLRIRSRRKRNPLLLLSGIIIIAAAAIVLKYYQNASDDPVNTPLIDTLAQTTLRNDSEVIQLSNDMENLNSERETVLTQPYTIEIFPEENLIYLLQIGNERSRENLIQKNINHSITLNSPFKLKIFQPDKCRIMINKHILPVESNKPVVIQVDDSGKLTLFGSAQ; this is translated from the coding sequence ATGAAAAATACATCCGATCATACAAAAAACACCAACAATCAAAATCAGACTTCACCAAAATCAACATCCAGTGAAAAGGAAGACACCTACTGGGAATTGTTGAAAAAAAAGCGAATCCAGAAAAAAATCACTCTTGAAGATCTGAACCTGAAAACAAAAATAAATGTCCGCTATTTTGAAGCCATTGAGCGTGGAGATTTTTCCACACTCCCCGAAACATATATCCGGCTGTTTTTAAAAACTTATGCACAGGAACTGGGGTTGGATTTTGAAGAAATACTGTCCCATACACCCGAATCCATTCAAAATAAACTAAAAGTCCCGGTTGCAACACCACCGAAGCACAAGCCATCAAATCCCCTCCGAATCAGGAGCCGCCGCAAACGCAATCCCCTTTTACTTTTATCCGGTATCATTATCATTGCAGCTGCTGCTATTGTTTTAAAATATTATCAGAATGCATCAGATGATCCCGTCAACACGCCCTTAATCGACACTCTGGCTCAAACAACACTCCGGAATGATTCAGAAGTCATCCAGCTATCCAACGATATGGAAAATCTGAATTCGGAGCGCGAAACGGTCCTTACTCAACCCTATACCATTGAAATCTTCCCTGAAGAGAATCTCATCTATCTGCTCCAGATTGGCAATGAAAGATCCCGGGAGAACCTTATTCAGAAAAATATTAACCACAGTATTACATTGAATTCCCCTTTTAAACTGAAAATTTTTCAGCCTGACAAATGCCGGATCATGATAAATAAACACATTCTGCCGGTTGAGTCCAACAAACCTGTCGTCATTCAGGTGGATGATTCCGGAAAATTGACACTTTTCGGATCTGCACAATGA
- a CDS encoding TonB-dependent receptor, translating into MKAHHLIIAIILLISNRVHAETLEGLILSSVTGEPVPYVNISIEGTDLGTITDPDGYFTVKADTLPLEVKIGHIQFEDRIVDLWNPFTKIILEPDVLQTEEIRVIASRAVKGKTPVAFSTIDQKDIQTSYSHQDVPMVMKKTPGVYVYSDAGNGTGYSYLKIRGFSQDRIGIMLNGIPLNDPESHSVYWVDHGDILASVSNIQIQRGTGNFLNGATVFGGTVNMETNYAHLPRGLLITAGYGNYMGTGGLDLPGYKISSTYNGRPFAAKPLYFYARMSYMDNPGYRVGSGTTQKSFHTGLQKQSPDKMTRVEWIFGDEITHFSWDGISPQYGYNLDNRDERRYNYYADPAYNGGYDDANKDVFSQHIVSLQHSRKFTSSLLNLTLYAVKGDGYYEQFKGNQSVKEYNLTSILPDTASVDLIRQKWLKNDYQGLLLQYNMQHLNNMDITLGTEARFYQSDHFGNVSSLENIPLSPPDNHKYYCSDSYKNTISFYLHSIYNLRENLSFLADLRFLSHFYTFNQDRIGAFKGYEYKLKYLFLDPRLGIMWEAADGLTLFANISTAHREPADSDIYDQSDPEAEPAIQLTDSKYADPLVKEERLIHTELGIDYSNDRLSAALNLYRMDFRDELIPMDYRYRDDDNILKGNVPKTIHQGIEADIAFRLNRHVSLRSNVSYSHNSFVEFFGDALGWGGYGALADYSGKTIPAYPSLMANISGTISLGGYSLNLDLQYTGKQYIDFSNTEEAAVSPHTIVNMALILPLIQSRAGNLTVDAKIYNVFDTLYETFGYNYYLDPDTRIDVYWPAATRNYFLTATWHIKAGL; encoded by the coding sequence ATGAAAGCTCATCATCTTATCATCGCCATCATTCTTTTAATCAGTAATAGGGTTCACGCCGAAACACTTGAGGGACTTATTTTATCTTCGGTGACCGGTGAACCGGTACCCTATGTAAACATCTCAATAGAGGGGACAGATCTGGGAACTATTACAGATCCGGACGGATATTTCACCGTGAAGGCCGACACTCTGCCTTTAGAAGTGAAAATCGGTCATATCCAGTTTGAAGACCGGATTGTTGATTTGTGGAATCCTTTCACAAAAATCATCCTGGAACCGGATGTCCTTCAGACGGAAGAAATCCGGGTTATTGCCAGCCGAGCCGTCAAAGGAAAAACACCCGTAGCCTTTTCCACGATCGATCAGAAGGATATTCAAACATCCTACTCCCATCAGGATGTCCCCATGGTCATGAAAAAAACACCGGGAGTATATGTTTATTCCGATGCAGGAAATGGTACGGGATATTCTTATCTGAAAATTCGGGGATTTTCCCAGGATCGGATCGGCATTATGCTGAACGGTATTCCTTTAAATGATCCGGAATCCCATTCTGTGTACTGGGTGGATCACGGAGACATTCTGGCATCGGTATCCAACATTCAGATACAAAGGGGAACCGGTAATTTTCTCAACGGAGCTACAGTTTTCGGGGGAACGGTCAATATGGAAACCAATTATGCCCATTTGCCCCGGGGACTTCTCATCACAGCCGGTTATGGGAATTATATGGGGACGGGAGGACTTGATTTGCCGGGCTATAAAATTTCCTCCACATACAACGGCAGGCCATTTGCCGCAAAACCTCTCTATTTTTACGCTCGGATGAGTTACATGGACAATCCCGGATACAGGGTGGGAAGCGGTACCACCCAAAAATCTTTCCATACCGGATTGCAAAAACAGAGTCCGGATAAAATGACGCGGGTGGAGTGGATTTTCGGCGATGAAATAACCCACTTTTCCTGGGACGGAATTTCACCTCAATATGGATATAATCTGGATAACCGGGATGAGCGCCGCTATAATTACTATGCCGACCCCGCCTATAACGGTGGCTATGACGATGCAAACAAGGATGTATTTTCACAGCATATTGTTTCTTTACAACACAGTCGGAAATTTACTTCCTCCCTGTTGAACCTGACCTTATATGCCGTAAAAGGGGATGGATATTACGAACAGTTTAAAGGCAATCAGTCCGTCAAAGAATACAATCTTACATCCATACTACCAGATACAGCCTCTGTAGACCTGATCCGTCAGAAATGGTTAAAGAATGATTATCAGGGGCTGCTTCTTCAATATAATATGCAACATCTCAATAACATGGACATTACTCTGGGAACAGAAGCCCGTTTTTACCAGTCCGATCATTTCGGAAATGTCTCATCGCTGGAAAACATCCCCCTTTCCCCGCCGGATAATCATAAATACTATTGTTCGGACAGTTATAAAAACACAATCTCTTTCTATCTTCATAGCATCTACAATCTCAGAGAAAATTTGAGTTTTCTCGCTGACCTGCGTTTTCTCTCCCATTTTTACACTTTTAACCAGGATCGGATTGGTGCTTTTAAAGGATATGAATACAAATTAAAGTACTTGTTTCTGGATCCCCGTCTTGGAATCATGTGGGAAGCTGCTGACGGGTTAACACTCTTTGCCAACATTTCCACTGCCCACCGTGAACCGGCGGATTCAGATATTTATGACCAGTCCGATCCTGAGGCCGAGCCGGCAATTCAATTGACAGATTCTAAATATGCTGATCCGCTTGTAAAAGAAGAGCGGCTGATACATACCGAACTGGGTATCGATTATTCCAATGACCGCTTATCCGCTGCTTTGAACCTGTACCGGATGGATTTCAGGGATGAGCTGATTCCCATGGATTACCGGTACCGGGATGACGATAACATTCTCAAAGGGAATGTACCCAAAACCATCCATCAGGGCATCGAAGCGGATATTGCATTCCGGTTGAACCGCCATGTATCCCTGCGTTCCAATGTAAGTTATTCACATAATTCATTTGTTGAATTTTTTGGAGATGCACTGGGTTGGGGAGGATATGGGGCCCTTGCAGATTATTCCGGAAAAACCATTCCCGCGTATCCTTCTCTCATGGCCAATATAAGCGGAACAATCAGTCTGGGGGGGTATTCTCTAAACCTGGATTTGCAATATACCGGAAAACAATATATCGATTTTTCAAACACGGAAGAAGCGGCAGTATCGCCACATACCATTGTAAATATGGCCTTAATCCTGCCATTGATTCAATCCCGTGCGGGAAATCTGACGGTAGACGCTAAAATCTACAATGTTTTTGATACTTTATATGAAACCTTCGGATATA